A window of Hevea brasiliensis isolate MT/VB/25A 57/8 chromosome 14, ASM3005281v1, whole genome shotgun sequence contains these coding sequences:
- the LOC110669313 gene encoding uncharacterized protein LOC110669313 has translation MEQHNQTQNQSHHLTHTHSPTWGTWEELLLACAVKRHGFKNWDSVAMEVQTKSSLPHLLTTAENCQQKYHDLHRRFTTTATTCNEHDIQENNNNNNNNDNNSGDKVANIPWLEELRKLRVAELKQEVQRYDVSILSLQLKVKRLEEEREKSVQGNQNDDGGIPDLEQEASQNDKKDEPEKKDSVSGGEESDRENRSVNESNSTGSEQKTAEKDGVKMEAEPVQEGPCEAAPVLSVSNSKPVGGGGEESHELGDSVTQLSSEVQSSASLGRKRKRKERKRGEEIGGDGIKGATVKSEPLIGLIEMIRAHRHGSLFEGRLETQETDAYKNMVRQHLDLETIETKLEQGSYSSSNLSFYRDLLLLVNNAIVFFPKSSTESLAAYELRLLLSNEMKKETQKSEFTVASQNTASQPKSELERSNSLLKGSAPIVVCRKRSSLSAKPSSSGYGQKIEQQQQPQQSNDTEQPSDPKPTIVEQSTMKIESKEKPATGTRSSRRTNKNLTKVTSAPSKKQNASPTTKADADKPETPKTDKKKTEALALDKKRSAVDFLKRIKKNSPVETSKNTRGGVNGSGDKKTDGTGKVEKGKERVLRRNNDEKQEESSPSKRNVGRPSKKGAETSKVSGKRGREGSGKEAAKRPTKRSRR, from the exons ATGGAGCAGCACAACCAAACACAGAACCAGAGCCACCACCTAACCCATACCCACAGCCCAACATGGGGTACCTGGGAGGAGCTCCTCTTAGCATGCGCCGTCAAACGCCACGGTTTCAAGAACTGGGATTCTGTCGCCATGGAAGTCCAAACCAAAAGCTCCCTCCCCCACCTTCTCACCACCGCCGAGAACTGCCAGCAAAAATACCATGACCTCCACCGTCGCTTCACCACCACCGCCACCACATGTAACGAACATGATATACaagaaaataataacaataataataataatgataataacagTGGTGATAAGGTCGCTAACATTCCTTGGCTTGAAGAGCTGAGAAAGCTTCGTGTAGCTGAGCTCAAACAAGAGGTTCAGCGATACGATGTCTCCATCCT TTCTCTGCAGCTAAAGGTCAAGAGATTGGAGGAGGAGCGAGAGAAAAGCGTGCAAGGTAACCAAAACGATGATGGAGGAATACCAGATCTGGAACAAGAGGCTTCACAAAACGACAAAAAAGACGAACCAGAGAAGAAGGATTCCGTTTCCGGCGGCGAAGAATCTGACCGGGAAAACCGGTCGGTGAACGAGTCGAACTCCACCGGATCGGAACAGAAGACGGCAGAGAAGGATGGGGTTAAGATGGAAGCTGAGCCGGTTCAGGAAGGTCCTTGTGAGGCAGCGCCGGTTTTGAGCGTTTCTAATTCGAAACCGGTGGGTGGAGGAGGAGAGGAATCGCACGAGTTGGGTGACTCAGTGACTCAGTTGAGTAGTGAGGTGCAGAGTTCAGCGAGTTTAGGGAGAAAAAGGAAGAGGAAAGAGAGGAAGAGGGGGGAAGAAATTGGAGGCGATGGGATCAAAGGGGCGACCGTGAAATCTGAGCCGTTGATTGGGTTGATCGAAATGATTCGGGCCCATAGACACGGTTCGTTGTTTGAGGGCCGGCTCGAAACTCAG GAAACGGATGCGTATAAAAACATGGTCAGGCAGCATCTGGATTTGGAAACAATAGAGACAAAGCTGGAACAAGGATCCTATTCTTCTTCAAATCTCTCATTCTATCGAGATCTCTTGCTTCTTGTCAACAATGCTATTGTTTTCTTCCCCAAATCCTCAACCGAATCACTTGCAGCTTATGAACTCCGATTGCTTCTctcaaatgaaatgaaaaaagAGACCCAGAAATCTGAGTTTACGGTAGCATCTCAAAATACTGCATCTCAGCCCAAAAGTGAGCTTGAAAGATCAAACTCATTGCTCAAGGGTTCAGCTCCCATTGTAGTGTGTCGCAAACGGAGTTCATTGTCTGCGAAGCCTTCCTCTTCTGGCTATGGACAAAAGATTGAGCAGCAACAACAGCCGCAGCAAAGCAATGACACTGAACAGCCTAGTGATCCAAAGCCAACAATAGTTGAACAGAGTACTATGAAGATAGAGTCGAAGGAGAAGCCTGCAACTGGCACAAGAAGCTCGAGAAGAACCAACAAAAATCTCACCAAAGTTACTAGTGCTCCAAGCAAGAAGCAAAATGCAAGTCCTACAACAAAAGCTGATGCTGACAAGCCTGAAACTCCGAAAACTGATAAGAAGAAAACTGAAGCATTGGCATTGGATAAGAAACGAAGTGCGGTGGATTTCTTGAAGAGAATAAAGAAAAATTCTCCAGTAGAAACATCAAAGAATACTAGGGGAGGTGTCAATGGTAGTGGAGATAAAAAAACTGATGGTACTGGGAAGGtagaaaaagggaaagaaaggGTCTTGAGGAGAAACAACGATGAGAAACAAGAGGAGAGTAGTCCATCCAAAAGAAACGTTGGGAGGCCATCAAAGAAGGGAGCGGAGACAAGCAAGGTTTCAGGAAAGCGGGGGAGGGAAGGCAGTGGAAAGGAGGCAGCGAAGCGGCCAACAAAGCGGTCTAGGAGGTAG
- the LOC110669315 gene encoding zeaxanthin epoxidase, chloroplastic isoform X1 — protein MATLHSLSSFHCQYKNCDGILDFRSKKFLIRRYVVRCEGSYHDQDSCKERDGKKRLRILIAGGGIGGLVLALAAKHRGFDVKVFEKDLSAVRGEGRHRGPIQLLSSALAVLQAIDENVARQIMEAGCVTGDRINGLADGVSGDWYVACFAYDLESWFTKFDLSTPALKKGLPVTRVICRMALQDILLKAVGLDIVRNKSKVVDFMEDSTKVTVILEDGRQYDGDVLVGADGIWSKVRSKLFGKEDAKYSDYTCYSGLTSFVPPYIDTIGYRVFLGLNQYFVASDVGHGKMQWYAFHKQPPSYPDPPKGKKTQLLELFRDWCNEVTELISETPEDVILRRDIYDRNMIHTWGIGRVTLLGDAAHPMQPNLGQGGCMAIEDCYQLVLELENFVNSGLDLQQSDEIFSALRRYEKKRMFRVSTVHAASRMASKVLTAYQPYIEFGFGSAPLSSLSTIRITKPSVHLARLLLQLFLPQFMTWMIAGDGLG, from the exons ATGGCTACGCTTCATTCCCTTAGTTCTTTCCACTGCCAATATAAGAACTGCGATGGGATTCTTGATTTTAGATCCAAAAAGTTTCTTATCAGAAGATATGTAGTGAGATGCGAAGGAAGTTATCATGATCAAGATTCTTGTAAAGAAAGAGATGGAAAGAAGAGGCTTAGAATCTTGATAGCTGGTGGGGGTATAGGGGGTTTGGTTTTAGCTTTGGCAGCAAAACACAGAGGATTTGATGTGAAGGTGTTTGAGAAAGATTTGAGTGCAGTGAGAGGGGAAGGTAGGCACAGGGGTCCAATTCAATTGTTGAGTAGTGCTTTGGCAGTTTTGCAAGCTATTGACGAGAATGTTGCCAGGCAAATCATGGAAGCTGGTTGTGTTACTGGTGACAGGATCAATGGACTAGCTGATGGGGTCTCAGGTGATTGGTATGTTGCTTGTTTCGCTTATGACTTGGAATCATG GTTTACTAAGTTTGATCTTTCAACTCCTGCTTTGAAAAAAGGGCTTCCTGTCACTAGAGTAATATGTAGAATGGCACTACAAGACATATTACTTAAAGCGGTGGGTTTAGACATAGTAAGAAATAAATCTAAAGTTGTTGATTTCATGGAAGATTCTACCAAG GTCACAGTGATCCTTGAGGATGGTAGGCAATATGATGGTGATGTTTTAGTTGGGGCAGATGGAATATGGTCAAAA GTACGATCTAAGTTATTTGGGAAAGAAGACGCGAAATATTCAGATTACACATGCTATAGTGGGCTGACAAGCTTTGTTCCACCATATATTGATACAATTGG GTATCGCGTGTTCTTAGGATTGAACCAGTACTTTGTTGCTTCAGATGTTGGACATGGGAAGATGCAATGGTATGCTTTCCATAAGCAGCCCCCTAGTTATCCTGATCCACCAAAAG GTAAGAAGACACAGCTGCTAGAATTGTTTAGAGACTGGTGCAATGAAGTGACTGAACTAATATCAGAAACACCGGAAGATGTGATTTTACGGAGGGATATCTATGATAGAAATATGATCCACACCTGGGGGATAGGTCGTGTGACTCTGCTGGGTGATGCTGCTCATCCAATGCAGCCGAATCTTGGACAAGGCGGTTGCATGGCAATTGAG GATTGTTACCAACTTGTACTTGAGCTTGAAAATTTTGTCAACAGTGGGTTAGACCTTCAACAGTCTGATGAGATCTTCTCAGCACTTAGAAG ATATGAGAAGAAAAGAATGTTTCGTGTTAGTACAGTGCATGCAGCCAGCAGAATGGCATCAAAAGTGCTTACTGCTTACCAACCTTACATAGAGTTTGGATTTGGATCTGCTCCTCTATCT AGTTTATCAACCATAAGGATAACAAAACCATCGGTTCACTTGGCACGTCTGCTTTTGCAACTTTTCTTGCCACAGTTCATGACCTGGATGATTGCTGGTGATGG GTTAGGGTGA
- the LOC110669315 gene encoding zeaxanthin epoxidase, chloroplastic isoform X2, which produces MATLHSLSSFHCQYKNCDGILDFRSKKFLIRRYVVRCEGSYHDQDSCKERDGKKRLRILIAGGGIGGLVLALAAKHRGFDVKVFEKDLSAVRGEGRHRGPIQLLSSALAVLQAIDENVARQIMEAGCVTGDRINGLADGVSGDWFTKFDLSTPALKKGLPVTRVICRMALQDILLKAVGLDIVRNKSKVVDFMEDSTKVTVILEDGRQYDGDVLVGADGIWSKVRSKLFGKEDAKYSDYTCYSGLTSFVPPYIDTIGYRVFLGLNQYFVASDVGHGKMQWYAFHKQPPSYPDPPKGKKTQLLELFRDWCNEVTELISETPEDVILRRDIYDRNMIHTWGIGRVTLLGDAAHPMQPNLGQGGCMAIEDCYQLVLELENFVNSGLDLQQSDEIFSALRRYEKKRMFRVSTVHAASRMASKVLTAYQPYIEFGFGSAPLSSLSTIRITKPSVHLARLLLQLFLPQFMTWMIAGDGLG; this is translated from the exons ATGGCTACGCTTCATTCCCTTAGTTCTTTCCACTGCCAATATAAGAACTGCGATGGGATTCTTGATTTTAGATCCAAAAAGTTTCTTATCAGAAGATATGTAGTGAGATGCGAAGGAAGTTATCATGATCAAGATTCTTGTAAAGAAAGAGATGGAAAGAAGAGGCTTAGAATCTTGATAGCTGGTGGGGGTATAGGGGGTTTGGTTTTAGCTTTGGCAGCAAAACACAGAGGATTTGATGTGAAGGTGTTTGAGAAAGATTTGAGTGCAGTGAGAGGGGAAGGTAGGCACAGGGGTCCAATTCAATTGTTGAGTAGTGCTTTGGCAGTTTTGCAAGCTATTGACGAGAATGTTGCCAGGCAAATCATGGAAGCTGGTTGTGTTACTGGTGACAGGATCAATGGACTAGCTGATGGGGTCTCAGGTGATTG GTTTACTAAGTTTGATCTTTCAACTCCTGCTTTGAAAAAAGGGCTTCCTGTCACTAGAGTAATATGTAGAATGGCACTACAAGACATATTACTTAAAGCGGTGGGTTTAGACATAGTAAGAAATAAATCTAAAGTTGTTGATTTCATGGAAGATTCTACCAAG GTCACAGTGATCCTTGAGGATGGTAGGCAATATGATGGTGATGTTTTAGTTGGGGCAGATGGAATATGGTCAAAA GTACGATCTAAGTTATTTGGGAAAGAAGACGCGAAATATTCAGATTACACATGCTATAGTGGGCTGACAAGCTTTGTTCCACCATATATTGATACAATTGG GTATCGCGTGTTCTTAGGATTGAACCAGTACTTTGTTGCTTCAGATGTTGGACATGGGAAGATGCAATGGTATGCTTTCCATAAGCAGCCCCCTAGTTATCCTGATCCACCAAAAG GTAAGAAGACACAGCTGCTAGAATTGTTTAGAGACTGGTGCAATGAAGTGACTGAACTAATATCAGAAACACCGGAAGATGTGATTTTACGGAGGGATATCTATGATAGAAATATGATCCACACCTGGGGGATAGGTCGTGTGACTCTGCTGGGTGATGCTGCTCATCCAATGCAGCCGAATCTTGGACAAGGCGGTTGCATGGCAATTGAG GATTGTTACCAACTTGTACTTGAGCTTGAAAATTTTGTCAACAGTGGGTTAGACCTTCAACAGTCTGATGAGATCTTCTCAGCACTTAGAAG ATATGAGAAGAAAAGAATGTTTCGTGTTAGTACAGTGCATGCAGCCAGCAGAATGGCATCAAAAGTGCTTACTGCTTACCAACCTTACATAGAGTTTGGATTTGGATCTGCTCCTCTATCT AGTTTATCAACCATAAGGATAACAAAACCATCGGTTCACTTGGCACGTCTGCTTTTGCAACTTTTCTTGCCACAGTTCATGACCTGGATGATTGCTGGTGATGG GTTAGGGTGA